A genome region from Carya illinoinensis cultivar Pawnee chromosome 2, C.illinoinensisPawnee_v1, whole genome shotgun sequence includes the following:
- the LOC122301847 gene encoding TIR-only protein-like, producing the protein MLIAREVAVKAATSRTLQALPKCFARPHCRNKVQTVPVPPHDVFISHRGPDTRRNIAGLLHDYLLKRGLRPFIDYRNLKAGEKLSEKIDTAIRECKVGVVVFSRRYCESYYCLHELALLLELPKIVIPIFYNVNPSQLWVGHISNGTCVLDQIELERFSRALEKAKTIVGLRFDSSRGYWLEFLQSAYDAIIEQISKSS; encoded by the exons ATGCTAATCGCAAGGGAAGTAGCGGTTAAAGCAGCGACGTCGAGGACGTTACAAGCTTTGCCCAAATGCTTTGCTCGCCCTCACTGCAGGAACAAGGTCCAAACAGTACCAGTACCCCCACACGACGTGTTCATAAGCCACCGGGGGCCTGATACCAGAAGAAATATTGCCGGTTTACTCCATGACTACCTTCTCAAGCGGGGGCTTAGACCTTTTATCGACTACCGAAACTTAAAAGCTGGTGAGAAATTGTCCGAAAAGATTGATACCGCCATTCGAGAATGTAAAGTCGGTGTCGTAGTGTTCTCCCGAAGATATTGTGAGTCCTACTATTGTCTCCATGAATTGGCTCTACTATTGGAATTGCCGAAAATAGTTATACCTATCTTTTATAACGTCAACCCGTCCCAGCTTTGGGTTGGACATATATCCAATGGAACTTGTGTTTTAGATCAGATAGAGCTTGAGAGATTCAGCAGAGCACTTGAAAAAGCTAAAACTATCGTTGGACTTCGCTTTGATTCATCAAGAGG ATATTGGTTAGAGTTCCTGCAAAGTGCTTATGATGCCATCATAGAGCAGATCAGTAAGAGTTCCTGa